In a genomic window of beta proteobacterium MWH-UniP1:
- a CDS encoding sulfite exporter TauE/SafE family protein gives MLTLGLTGAFVFLGYVVFGLTGFGASVVAIPLIAQVIPLKIAVPMMLIMDLVAGIFVGVRNNRDVDRPELKALLLWILLGMVVGLTLLVSAPEPVLLVALGLFAVFQSTRNLLLRPNHQAIAPAWRIVYGSIGGAFTALFGTGGPIYAMYLGRRIPTEAQRRATLAFLIWFTSFARLALFIVAGLMWQPDLFQLVLVCLPLCLLGAYSGSAIRKRLQVHHLNRLVWVIVGLAGLSLLVRYLPKAFAL, from the coding sequence TTGCTGACCCTCGGCCTTACTGGCGCCTTTGTCTTCCTGGGCTATGTGGTGTTTGGCCTAACGGGTTTTGGCGCCTCAGTGGTGGCGATTCCGCTGATCGCCCAAGTCATTCCATTAAAGATTGCCGTTCCCATGATGCTGATCATGGATCTGGTGGCGGGTATTTTTGTTGGTGTCCGAAATAACCGCGATGTGGACCGGCCCGAGTTGAAAGCGCTACTGCTCTGGATTCTGCTGGGTATGGTGGTGGGGCTCACACTCTTGGTCAGTGCACCAGAGCCAGTCTTATTAGTGGCCCTTGGCCTTTTCGCAGTCTTTCAGTCCACACGTAATCTGTTGTTGCGGCCAAACCACCAGGCCATCGCGCCGGCATGGCGAATCGTCTACGGCAGTATTGGCGGCGCCTTTACAGCGCTTTTTGGTACTGGCGGACCGATCTATGCCATGTACTTAGGCCGGCGTATTCCCACTGAAGCCCAACGCCGGGCCACCCTGGCGTTTCTGATTTGGTTCACGTCTTTTGCGCGACTCGCACTCTTTATTGTGGCCGGCCTGATGTGGCAGCCAGACCTTTTCCAGCTCGTCTTAGTCTGTTTGCCCTTGTGTCTACTCGGTGCGTACTCAGGCAGTGCAATTCGTAAGCGGCTCCAGGTCCATCACTTAAATCGTTTGGTCTGGGTGATTGTTGGCCTAGCGGGGCTGTCGTTGTTGGTTCGCTATTTACCGAAGGCATTCGCACTTTAA